A genomic segment from Ignavibacteriales bacterium encodes:
- the smc gene encoding chromosome segregation protein SMC, producing the protein MYLSKLEILGFKSFAQKTQINFNQGITSIVGPNGCGKTNVVDALRWCLGEQKSSTLRSDKMENVIFNGTAQRKPMGMAEVSLTIENTKGILPTEYTDVTITRRIFRSGESEYLLNKNICRLKDITNLFMDTGIGANAYSVIELKMVETILSNKAEERRTMFEEAAGVNKYKMRRRLALRKLDEVKSDLTRVNDIVSEVEKKVASLERQAKRADKYNVLTSQLRELEIDLSERELALFTLRIDESKLIKEENFKKKIQFESDIAKLEDEIKAARERLVDIENELKDKRNEITLQTERIFNVQNSLALNNERKNSLTRNKEKYIAELSELSRQFDEAKNITETGAVSLSDFTEQIVQKEHEKKTIEHDVDTQLGFLEQKKNILKEQSDLLLEKFKEITGRENELRNTIAILESKQVNIKKLNDKIQSLTNNIAKTVGFIEELGIDKDNIQKKIAEAESFYLSKQGEKEKLESELNKLKTSELEQRSVIKSSKDKITFIQNLIDNLEGVSKGAKALLDNKAWTKEGSTILAHIGDSDEKFRFAVEAALKNNLNNVIVESLEDLKRGIEYLNLNDIGKASFYFPHFEDFNSKGLLNKIQSFIEKRRAKKLEQENGFVSWASNSIQTKEKWKPFFAKILKNICIVENLEKAFELYGKYNSFSFATLNGDFVSRDGVIEAGSVPRLDDSLFGRKQLLENLSVEFPKHEKNLAEIQNQINGKENLLNAIDLKVLSEQGRLLVNDLANVDKQIAQFEFEKKKSDDEIEKIQHEIKEHAAESNLFDNKKLKLESLLNTEIALRDSEERKKQTLDSEFTEFEKNYNQILKQRNELSVNIERLVGEKRNTENAIKRAEESIVVISNSISKRKEDIEAAGSEIASIEGDVVALQNNLIELDEAKNVLNNQLEEIDTRHKNLREEVNQKDSSLRSLRNEREVVSDTIHKMEMTIKELDIKSSNLVDHIKENYSLTLDKKDFDDLQSFDFNQRTDEVQDLKLKVKNLGPINLVAHSEYEEERERLDFLHKQRDDLVESERDVVKTIEEINNTAQAQFSETFEKIREHFVKIFRTLFNPGDEADLKIEENADPLEAKIEIIAKPKGKRPTSIELLSGGEKTLTAIALLFAIYLVKPSPFCILDEIDAPLDDANIDRFTRILDDFSKDTQFIVVTHNKRTMEAANTLYGVTMQEEGISKLVSVRFNEDLDFVTN; encoded by the coding sequence TTGTATTTATCTAAGTTAGAAATACTCGGTTTCAAATCATTTGCGCAAAAAACTCAGATTAATTTTAATCAGGGAATAACTTCAATTGTTGGTCCTAATGGATGTGGAAAAACAAATGTTGTTGATGCACTTCGCTGGTGTTTGGGTGAACAGAAAAGTTCTACCCTTAGAAGCGACAAAATGGAAAACGTTATCTTTAACGGAACAGCACAGCGTAAGCCAATGGGAATGGCGGAAGTATCCCTAACGATTGAAAACACAAAAGGAATCCTACCCACAGAATACACTGACGTTACAATTACAAGAAGAATATTTCGTTCCGGTGAAAGCGAATATCTTTTAAATAAAAACATTTGTCGCTTAAAAGATATTACCAATCTTTTTATGGATACAGGAATAGGTGCAAACGCTTATTCTGTCATCGAATTAAAAATGGTTGAGACTATTCTTAGCAACAAAGCCGAAGAGCGCCGCACTATGTTTGAAGAAGCTGCCGGTGTAAATAAATATAAAATGCGTAGGAGGCTCGCTCTTAGAAAACTTGATGAAGTAAAATCAGATTTAACACGTGTTAATGATATTGTTTCCGAAGTTGAGAAAAAAGTTGCATCATTAGAAAGACAGGCAAAACGTGCCGATAAATACAATGTTTTAACATCCCAATTAAGAGAATTAGAAATTGATTTATCCGAACGGGAGCTAGCTTTGTTTACACTTCGAATTGATGAATCCAAATTAATTAAAGAAGAAAATTTTAAGAAGAAAATTCAATTTGAATCTGATATTGCAAAACTTGAAGATGAAATTAAAGCAGCGCGTGAACGTCTTGTTGATATTGAAAACGAGCTTAAGGATAAAAGAAACGAAATTACGCTTCAGACCGAAAGGATTTTTAATGTACAAAATTCGTTAGCGCTTAATAATGAAAGAAAAAATTCTCTTACTCGAAACAAAGAAAAATATATTGCAGAGTTAAGTGAATTAAGTCGCCAATTTGATGAGGCTAAAAATATCACTGAAACCGGCGCAGTTTCTCTTTCAGACTTTACTGAACAGATTGTTCAAAAAGAACATGAGAAGAAAACTATTGAGCACGACGTTGATACACAATTAGGATTTCTTGAACAGAAAAAAAATATACTAAAAGAACAATCCGATCTTTTACTTGAAAAGTTTAAAGAGATTACCGGAAGAGAAAATGAACTGCGAAATACAATCGCTATTCTGGAATCAAAACAAGTAAACATTAAAAAGTTGAACGATAAAATTCAATCTCTTACAAATAATATTGCAAAAACTGTTGGATTTATTGAAGAGCTTGGTATTGATAAGGATAATATTCAGAAAAAAATAGCTGAAGCCGAATCATTTTACTTAAGTAAACAAGGCGAAAAAGAAAAATTAGAGAGCGAACTTAATAAGCTAAAAACAAGTGAACTAGAACAGCGAAGTGTTATCAAATCTTCAAAGGATAAAATCACTTTCATTCAAAATTTAATTGATAATCTTGAAGGTGTTTCTAAGGGTGCAAAAGCACTTTTAGATAATAAGGCTTGGACAAAAGAAGGAAGTACAATTCTTGCGCACATCGGTGATTCAGATGAAAAATTTCGTTTTGCGGTGGAAGCTGCGTTAAAAAATAATCTTAATAATGTTATTGTTGAGTCCTTAGAAGATCTGAAACGAGGAATTGAATATTTAAATCTTAATGATATCGGTAAAGCATCATTTTACTTTCCACACTTTGAGGATTTTAACAGTAAAGGTTTGCTAAATAAGATTCAAAGTTTTATTGAAAAAAGAAGAGCAAAAAAACTTGAACAGGAAAACGGATTTGTAAGCTGGGCAAGTAATTCAATCCAAACTAAAGAAAAATGGAAACCATTCTTTGCAAAAATTCTAAAAAACATTTGTATCGTTGAAAATTTAGAAAAAGCATTCGAGCTGTATGGAAAATATAATTCATTCAGTTTTGCAACATTAAATGGTGACTTTGTTTCGAGAGATGGTGTTATAGAAGCCGGCTCAGTTCCGCGTTTGGATGATTCATTATTTGGAAGAAAACAATTGCTGGAAAATTTAAGTGTGGAATTTCCAAAACATGAAAAGAACTTAGCTGAAATTCAAAATCAAATAAATGGAAAGGAAAATCTTTTAAATGCGATTGATTTAAAAGTTTTATCCGAACAAGGCAGATTGCTTGTAAACGATCTTGCTAACGTTGATAAACAAATTGCTCAGTTTGAATTTGAGAAGAAAAAATCTGATGATGAAATTGAAAAAATTCAACACGAGATAAAAGAGCACGCAGCCGAATCAAACTTATTTGATAATAAAAAATTAAAACTTGAATCGCTGCTTAATACTGAAATTGCACTGCGTGATTCTGAAGAAAGAAAAAAACAAACTCTTGATTCTGAATTTACCGAATTTGAAAAAAACTATAATCAAATTCTAAAGCAACGAAATGAACTTAGCGTAAATATCGAAAGACTTGTTGGCGAAAAACGCAACACCGAAAATGCAATCAAACGTGCCGAGGAATCGATAGTTGTAATCAGCAATTCAATCTCAAAAAGAAAAGAGGATATTGAAGCTGCGGGAAGTGAAATAGCAAGTATTGAGGGTGATGTTGTAGCACTACAAAATAATTTAATTGAACTTGATGAAGCAAAAAATGTTTTAAATAACCAATTAGAAGAAATTGATACTCGACATAAAAATCTTAGAGAAGAAGTAAATCAAAAAGATTCTTCTTTAAGAAGTTTGCGAAACGAGCGTGAGGTTGTTTCAGATACGATTCACAAAATGGAAATGACGATCAAAGAGCTTGATATTAAAAGCTCAAATCTAGTTGATCACATAAAAGAAAACTATTCCCTTACACTTGATAAAAAAGATTTTGACGATTTGCAGTCGTTTGATTTTAATCAGCGGACAGACGAAGTACAAGATCTAAAATTAAAAGTTAAAAATCTGGGCCCTATAAATCTTGTTGCACATTCCGAATACGAAGAAGAAAGAGAGCGATTAGATTTTCTTCACAAGCAGCGCGATGATCTTGTAGAATCTGAAAGGGACGTTGTGAAAACCATTGAGGAAATTAACAATACTGCGCAAGCACAGTTTTCCGAAACGTTTGAAAAAATTAGAGAACATTTTGTAAAAATATTCAGAACACTTTTTAATCCGGGTGATGAAGCTGATTTAAAGATTGAAGAGAATGCTGATCCACTTGAAGCAAAGATAGAAATAATTGCAAAACCTAAAGGTAAACGTCCAACTTCAATTGAGCTTTTATCCGGAGGGGAAAAAACATTAACGGCTATCGCATTGTTGTTTGCAATCTATCTTGTTAAGCCAAGTCCATTTTGTATCCTTGATGAAATTGATGCACCTCTTGATGATGCAAACATCGATCGCTTTACACGAATTTTGGATGATTTTAGTAAAGACACACAATTTATTGTTGTAACCCACAACAAGCGTACGATGGAAGCAGCAAATACTTTATACGGCGTAACTATGCAGGAAGAAGGAATCTCCAAATTAGTTAGCGTTAGGTTTAATGAAGATTTGGATTTTGTAACTAATTAG
- a CDS encoding MFS transporter: MKTKISKQVFILGMVSLFTDVASEMLYPVTPIFLTAVLGSSMAVVGVIEGIAEVTAGLLKGYFGNLSDKVGKRSIFVVLGYGISALSKPLPGIFQNIPIVLTSRISDRVGKGIRTAPRDALLASYSDGNSGAVFGFHRAMDTLGAAIGPVIALILLYYFPNNFQLIFLVAFVPSVIAVAFTLLVKDKPNSIESKGKINYLEFWKSAPKEYKKILLLITTFSLVNSSDVFLILKSKDISQSSSLAIFGYVFYNLIYAAASYPFGGLSDKLGKQKVFSFGLIIFSAVYFGFALAPNINFIWVLFAMYGIYAASTEGVSKAWISDLIPNEQRGSAIGLLTMLSSFAIMFGSFLTGILWDKFGSQTPFLISAIISLIISIIILIEFRKKRS; this comes from the coding sequence ATGAAAACTAAAATATCTAAACAAGTTTTTATTTTGGGGATGGTAAGTTTGTTTACAGACGTTGCAAGCGAAATGCTTTATCCTGTTACTCCTATTTTCTTAACAGCGGTTTTAGGCTCATCAATGGCTGTTGTAGGCGTTATTGAAGGGATTGCAGAAGTTACAGCTGGATTGTTAAAGGGATATTTTGGAAACCTTTCTGATAAAGTTGGTAAGCGATCTATATTTGTTGTTTTGGGTTATGGAATTTCTGCACTCTCAAAACCATTGCCCGGAATTTTTCAAAACATTCCTATTGTTTTAACATCTCGAATTTCAGATAGAGTTGGTAAAGGAATTAGAACAGCTCCGCGTGATGCACTGCTTGCAAGTTACAGCGATGGAAATTCCGGTGCAGTTTTTGGATTTCATCGTGCAATGGATACGCTTGGGGCAGCAATTGGCCCTGTGATTGCACTTATACTTTTATATTACTTTCCAAATAATTTTCAGTTAATATTTTTAGTTGCGTTTGTTCCATCTGTAATTGCAGTTGCATTTACACTGCTGGTGAAAGACAAACCAAATTCCATAGAATCAAAAGGCAAAATAAATTATTTAGAGTTTTGGAAATCTGCACCGAAGGAATACAAAAAAATATTATTACTTATCACAACATTTTCTTTAGTAAACAGCAGTGATGTTTTTTTAATTTTAAAATCAAAAGACATTTCCCAATCAAGTTCGCTGGCGATTTTTGGATATGTTTTTTACAACCTCATTTACGCTGCCGCTTCATATCCATTCGGCGGATTATCAGACAAACTCGGTAAACAAAAAGTTTTTTCATTCGGTCTCATAATTTTTTCAGCAGTTTACTTTGGATTTGCTTTAGCACCAAATATTAATTTCATCTGGGTTTTATTTGCCATGTATGGAATTTATGCTGCATCAACAGAAGGGGTTTCTAAAGCATGGATTTCCGATTTAATTCCAAACGAACAACGTGGATCCGCAATTGGTTTGCTTACAATGCTTTCCAGCTTTGCAATTATGTTTGGCTCTTTTTTAACAGGAATTTTGTGGGATAAATTTGGTTCACAAACTCCATTTCTAATCTCTGCAATTATAAGCCTAATAATTTCTATAATAATCTTAATCGAATTCCGCAAAAAGCGAAGCTAA
- the lpxB gene encoding lipid-A-disaccharide synthase yields the protein MNSKNVLMIAGEASGDLHGAALIRELKKLDDSLKIFGIGGDKMKAEGMELIYHIDKMAFLGFVEVIKHLPFIKKVQRDLIEEVKKRKISEVVLIDYPGFNLSIAKKLKSLELKPNLELIYYITPQVWAWGKGRVNKIKELFKKVLVVFPFEEKFFKDRNVNAEFVGHPLIQEINGYDFISRNLLDNKFNLDPAKEILLILPGSREQEVKSIFPEAIKAASKLADDLDMQIVVACSSNINEKIFYEFSDIKNFKVIKNQTYDLLKHAKFGVVKSGTSTLEAGLMELPMVIVYKTSWLTFAIGKSLAKIKNIGMANIILNEQVVPELIQGDANADNIYDMAKNILSDEDLFSRIKLKLSGIKKILGDKNAPENAAKIIYTLLNEHKAS from the coding sequence ATGAATAGTAAAAACGTTTTAATGATTGCAGGTGAAGCTTCTGGCGATTTACATGGAGCCGCGTTAATACGAGAGTTGAAAAAGCTAGATGATTCTTTGAAAATATTTGGAATCGGCGGCGATAAGATGAAAGCCGAAGGAATGGAATTAATTTATCACATAGACAAAATGGCTTTTCTTGGATTTGTTGAAGTGATAAAACATTTACCATTTATTAAAAAAGTTCAACGTGATTTGATTGAAGAAGTGAAGAAAAGAAAAATAAGCGAAGTTGTTTTGATTGATTATCCCGGCTTCAATCTAAGCATCGCAAAGAAACTAAAATCTCTTGAACTAAAACCTAATCTTGAACTTATATATTACATCACACCGCAAGTTTGGGCTTGGGGAAAAGGCAGAGTAAATAAGATTAAAGAGTTATTCAAAAAAGTTTTGGTTGTATTTCCATTTGAAGAAAAGTTTTTTAAAGATAGAAATGTTAACGCTGAATTTGTCGGGCATCCTTTAATCCAGGAAATAAACGGGTATGATTTTATTTCGCGAAATCTGCTGGACAATAAATTTAATTTAGACCCTGCAAAGGAAATTTTACTAATTCTTCCCGGTAGCAGAGAGCAGGAAGTTAAAAGTATTTTTCCTGAAGCAATTAAAGCTGCTTCTAAACTGGCAGATGATCTTGATATGCAAATTGTTGTAGCGTGTTCAAGTAATATCAATGAAAAGATTTTTTATGAATTTTCAGATATTAAAAACTTTAAAGTAATTAAAAATCAAACATATGATCTTTTAAAACATGCAAAATTTGGAGTAGTAAAATCCGGCACATCAACACTTGAAGCAGGATTGATGGAATTACCAATGGTTATAGTATATAAAACAAGCTGGTTGACTTTTGCAATTGGTAAATCTTTAGCGAAAATCAAAAATATTGGAATGGCGAATATAATTTTGAATGAACAGGTTGTCCCTGAGTTAATTCAGGGCGATGCCAATGCTGACAACATTTACGATATGGCTAAAAATATTTTATCTGATGAAGATTTATTTAGCCGAATTAAGTTGAAGTTAAGTGGAATTAAAAAAATTTTAGGTGATAAAAACGCTCCTGAAAATGCAGCAAAAATTATTTATACATTATTGAATGAACACAAAGCAAGTTAA
- the queC gene encoding 7-cyano-7-deazaguanine synthase QueC — MQSSKKNIAVIAVSGGMDSCVTAAIANLDYEIAFAHINYGQRTVNRELKSFNDIADHYRVKKRLIIDYTHLSKIGGSSLTDKNIEVSKADLNNQEIPSSYVPFRNANILSACVSWAEVLRASTVFIGAVYEDSSGYPDCRPDFFSAYEKMMDLGTRPETKIKIVTPIINLSKAEIVKKGIELDAPLHLTWSCYQNENEACGVCDSCALRLRGFIQAGFEDTIKYKIKPKY, encoded by the coding sequence ATGCAATCATCTAAAAAAAATATTGCTGTTATTGCCGTTAGCGGAGGAATGGATAGCTGCGTTACTGCTGCAATTGCAAATCTTGATTATGAAATTGCCTTCGCTCATATCAATTATGGTCAAAGAACTGTCAATAGAGAATTAAAATCATTTAATGATATTGCCGATCACTATAGGGTTAAGAAGAGATTAATAATCGATTATACGCATCTTTCAAAAATCGGCGGCTCATCTCTTACAGATAAAAATATTGAAGTATCAAAAGCTGATTTAAATAATCAGGAAATTCCATCTTCATATGTTCCATTTAGAAATGCAAACATACTTTCGGCTTGTGTAAGCTGGGCAGAAGTATTAAGAGCAAGCACAGTATTTATCGGAGCAGTTTATGAGGATTCATCCGGTTATCCTGATTGCAGACCGGATTTTTTTTCCGCTTACGAAAAAATGATGGATCTTGGAACCAGGCCTGAAACTAAAATTAAAATTGTTACCCCAATTATAAACTTATCTAAAGCAGAAATTGTTAAAAAAGGAATTGAACTTGACGCTCCGCTACATTTAACTTGGAGTTGCTACCAAAATGAAAATGAAGCTTGCGGTGTTTGTGATAGCTGTGCCTTGCGTTTACGCGGCTTTATACAAGCTGGATTTGAAGACACGATTAAGTATAAAATTAAACCTAAGTATTGA
- a CDS encoding MtnX-like HAD-IB family phosphatase yields the protein MNKRTIKIFVDFDGTITLEDVGEAIFQKFGEAKKVNQIIEDLLTDKISSRQCWDDLCDSTNVVSKTDLDAFIDLIDIDPTYNSFAKFCSENEIEMIVLSDGFDYYIDRLLNKAGLAGLKYYSNKLFVDEKGNLSAKYPYFDDGSPTSANCKRNHIINHSSDDDFTIYIGDGNSDKDAAQYCDFIFAKNGLAKFCSIEKISFYPFNDFNDVKNKLTELMNKKNLRKRHQAQLKRKSAYMAE from the coding sequence ATGAACAAGAGAACAATAAAAATCTTTGTGGATTTTGACGGGACGATTACACTTGAAGATGTTGGCGAAGCTATTTTCCAAAAATTTGGCGAAGCAAAAAAAGTTAACCAAATAATTGAAGATCTTTTAACAGATAAAATTTCATCGCGCCAATGCTGGGATGATCTTTGTGATTCTACTAATGTAGTTAGTAAAACTGATCTTGATGCTTTTATTGATCTGATTGATATTGATCCAACGTATAATTCTTTTGCAAAGTTTTGCTCTGAAAATGAAATTGAGATGATTGTCCTTAGTGATGGTTTTGATTATTACATAGATAGACTCCTTAACAAAGCAGGTTTGGCAGGATTAAAATATTATTCAAACAAACTTTTTGTTGATGAAAAAGGAAACTTGAGTGCAAAATATCCTTACTTTGATGATGGTTCACCAACTTCAGCCAATTGTAAAAGAAATCATATCATCAATCACAGCAGTGATGATGATTTTACGATTTATATCGGTGATGGTAATTCCGATAAAGATGCAGCTCAGTATTGCGATTTTATTTTTGCAAAAAACGGCTTAGCAAAATTTTGTTCTATTGAAAAAATAAGTTTTTATCCCTTTAATGATTTTAATGATGTGAAAAATAAATTAACAGAGTTAATGAATAAGAAAAATTTAAGAAAACGACATCAAGCACAATTAAAAAGAAAATCAGCCTATATGGCGGAGTAA
- a CDS encoding triose-phosphate isomerase, protein MRNTVIAGNWKMNNDLKESEKLIVELKNLLNNEKPNCDVIVCPPFTSLSEASKLVSGSQIKLGAQNMHFEENGAFTGEISASMLKSAGCEYVILGHSERRHIFGETDEVINRKIKKALAAGLKPIFCIGELLEERENGTTNDVVKRQILKGLNGIFAVDMKNIILAYEPVWAIGTGKTASPAQAQEVHEFIRDLIEIDYSLEIANDLVIQYGGSVKPDNAKELISQKDIDGALVGGACLKADSFIGIIKGA, encoded by the coding sequence ATGCGAAATACTGTTATTGCCGGCAACTGGAAAATGAACAACGATTTAAAGGAATCAGAAAAACTTATCGTTGAATTAAAAAATCTTTTGAATAATGAAAAACCAAATTGTGATGTAATTGTTTGCCCGCCTTTCACTTCTTTATCAGAAGCATCAAAACTTGTGAGTGGAAGCCAAATTAAACTCGGAGCGCAAAACATGCACTTTGAAGAAAATGGCGCGTTCACAGGGGAAATTTCTGCCTCAATGTTAAAATCAGCTGGATGTGAATATGTAATACTAGGTCACTCTGAGCGCAGACACATTTTTGGCGAAACGGATGAAGTGATTAATAGGAAAATCAAAAAAGCATTGGCTGCGGGATTGAAACCAATTTTCTGTATAGGAGAACTTCTCGAAGAAAGAGAAAACGGAACAACTAACGATGTTGTTAAACGACAAATATTAAAAGGATTAAATGGAATTTTTGCTGTTGATATGAAAAATATTATTCTTGCCTATGAACCAGTTTGGGCTATCGGCACGGGAAAAACTGCAAGTCCTGCACAAGCACAAGAAGTTCACGAATTTATTCGTGATTTGATTGAGATAGATTACAGCCTGGAGATTGCAAACGATTTAGTAATTCAATACGGCGGAAGCGTAAAACCGGACAATGCTAAAGAACTAATTTCACAAAAAGATATTGATGGTGCTTTGGTTGGTGGTGCCTGCTTAAAAGCAGATTCTTTTATAGGAATAATAAAAGGCGCATAA
- a CDS encoding isoprenylcysteine carboxylmethyltransferase family protein, which produces MNNIATKIFKYRSYTPIPFLILMLIFENATVTSLAVGFLIALTGEFLRLWGVSWAGSETRTTGGVGGTFLVISGPFAHVRNPLYVGNILMYLGLGIMSMSLFPYLQIVAILFFIMQYQFIVNEEEGFLKTKFTDDFQKYLKNVPRFGWRFEPYKDSSIPQPEFILSKGLKSETRTLQAFGTAALLIVLKWYLRSNNIL; this is translated from the coding sequence ATGAATAACATCGCAACAAAAATATTTAAATACAGAAGCTATACACCAATTCCTTTTTTAATACTTATGCTGATTTTTGAAAATGCCACTGTAACAAGTTTAGCTGTAGGTTTTTTAATCGCGTTAACCGGTGAATTTTTAAGGTTATGGGGCGTAAGTTGGGCGGGCAGCGAAACACGTACAACAGGTGGTGTTGGTGGAACTTTTCTTGTTATCAGCGGCCCTTTTGCTCACGTTCGTAATCCACTTTATGTTGGTAATATTTTAATGTATTTGGGGCTTGGGATCATGTCCATGTCGTTATTCCCGTATTTACAGATTGTTGCTATATTGTTTTTCATAATGCAATATCAATTTATTGTAAACGAAGAAGAAGGATTTTTAAAAACAAAATTCACTGATGACTTTCAAAAATATCTAAAAAATGTTCCAAGGTTTGGATGGAGGTTTGAGCCTTACAAAGATAGTTCAATTCCACAACCGGAGTTTATTTTATCTAAGGGATTGAAATCAGAAACAAGAACGTTGCAGGCTTTTGGTACTGCTGCTTTGTTGATAGTTTTAAAATGGTATTTAAGATCAAATAATATTTTGTGA
- a CDS encoding T9SS type A sorting domain-containing protein produces MKIKLLHIKLIIFIAAAILCLFDNAKAQWVNDPSSNTKLVIDPVDPINITAFSDVSGGAFVFWEDKKGSSNSDIYFVHINENGDVSFRADGKVVSTRSGLKENPIAVVEPLGNSIVLWKGFDKRRNPELFIQKLSKNGLRLWQNEGIQLTESKIEKVDFSLRVDKRGYTHTSHITKNLTSGNKFSVKYNVLTANGKILSDSLKGSLYFTNNTLSETEIIPDNKGGSFIFWLENLNQKTVLRLQFVDSTGSRTWGSKPLTISKTNTNVLNYSVGRIGTGIYAAVTYQGPNKIIYQQLISDKGNLLWGADGKLLTYQKGSQKNPQFAFVDSSVVVSWTNEFEKINDVFIQRFDVKGNRMWGNNGKRVINIKGNQFGQRIVYDKKNGVIIAWIDKREKNPDANLYIQKIDLKGKFVWDPDGVMIASSQEMQKSYLNLIPDGDGGAIAIFKGNINNKNNIYGQKIFSTGTYASQILGFNAEVVNDSVKISWYAANENEGTTYSIYRSGEGNTEEMDWKIAGSVKKNKKTDTNYYEFYDLPDISGSIFYRIAQKNDKTQPQYSNIEKVDYFRDVESIVLGQNYPNPFSSSTTISFFLPELEEVTFEFFNSNIEIIKKIDDFEYPAGKNEVVFNAENLLPGIYYYRLKAGNFVDVKKMIISE; encoded by the coding sequence TTGAAAATAAAATTACTACATATAAAACTTATAATTTTTATTGCAGCGGCAATACTATGCCTTTTTGATAATGCTAAGGCACAATGGGTAAATGATCCATCATCAAACACAAAATTAGTAATTGATCCTGTTGATCCCATAAACATTACAGCTTTTAGCGATGTAAGCGGCGGGGCATTTGTTTTTTGGGAAGATAAAAAGGGAAGTTCTAACAGTGATATTTATTTTGTTCATATTAATGAGAATGGTGATGTAAGCTTTAGGGCTGATGGCAAAGTTGTTTCAACAAGAAGTGGATTGAAAGAAAATCCTATTGCAGTTGTTGAACCCCTTGGCAACTCAATAGTTTTATGGAAAGGTTTTGATAAAAGAAGAAATCCTGAGCTGTTTATTCAAAAACTAAGCAAGAATGGATTAAGACTATGGCAGAATGAAGGTATTCAATTAACAGAAAGTAAAATTGAAAAAGTTGATTTTTCTTTACGTGTTGATAAAAGAGGTTATACTCACACAAGTCACATCACAAAAAATTTAACATCCGGAAATAAATTTTCTGTGAAATATAATGTGTTAACTGCCAATGGAAAAATATTAAGCGATTCTTTAAAAGGAAGTTTGTACTTTACTAATAATACATTAAGTGAAACGGAAATCATTCCAGATAACAAAGGCGGTTCGTTTATTTTTTGGTTAGAAAATTTAAATCAAAAAACTGTTTTGCGTTTGCAATTTGTTGATTCTACGGGTTCAAGAACGTGGGGATCTAAACCGTTAACAATTTCTAAAACCAATACTAATGTACTTAATTATTCTGTTGGCAGAATTGGTACCGGGATTTATGCTGCGGTTACTTATCAGGGTCCAAATAAAATTATTTATCAGCAATTAATATCTGATAAAGGAAATTTACTTTGGGGTGCTGATGGTAAGCTGCTTACGTATCAAAAAGGAAGTCAGAAAAATCCACAGTTTGCATTTGTTGATTCAAGTGTTGTTGTTAGCTGGACAAATGAGTTTGAAAAAATTAACGATGTTTTTATTCAAAGATTTGATGTTAAAGGAAACCGTATGTGGGGCAACAACGGAAAAAGAGTTATTAATATCAAAGGAAACCAGTTTGGGCAGCGAATAGTTTATGACAAAAAAAATGGTGTGATAATTGCCTGGATCGATAAACGTGAAAAGAACCCCGATGCCAATTTATACATCCAAAAAATTGATCTTAAAGGAAAATTTGTTTGGGATCCTGACGGTGTTATGATAGCTTCATCACAAGAAATGCAAAAAAGTTATCTCAATCTTATTCCTGATGGTGATGGCGGCGCAATTGCCATATTTAAAGGAAACATAAATAATAAAAACAATATTTATGGGCAAAAGATTTTTAGTACAGGTACTTACGCTTCTCAAATACTTGGTTTTAATGCGGAAGTTGTTAATGATTCTGTAAAGATTTCATGGTATGCTGCGAATGAAAACGAAGGAACTACTTACAGTATTTATAGATCTGGAGAGGGAAATACTGAAGAAATGGATTGGAAAATTGCCGGCTCGGTTAAGAAGAATAAAAAAACTGATACCAATTATTATGAGTTTTATGATTTGCCAGATATAAGTGGTTCAATTTTTTATCGCATTGCACAAAAGAATGATAAAACGCAGCCGCAATATTCTAATATAGAAAAAGTTGATTACTTTCGTGATGTAGAATCCATTGTGCTGGGGCAAAATTATCCAAATCCATTTTCGTCTTCAACAACAATTAGTTTCTTTTTACCTGAGTTAGAAGAAGTTACGTTTGAGTTTTTTAACAGCAATATCGAAATAATAAAAAAGATTGATGATTTTGAATATCCTGCTGGAAAAAATGAAGTAGTTTTTAATGCCGAAAATCTGCTACCGGGAATTTATTACTATCGTTTAAAAGCAGGCAATTTTGTTGATGTAAAGAAAATGATTATTTCTGAATGA